The genome window GCCGTCGAGCCCGACCAGAATGGGGGACATCATCCCGATCTGCTGAGAAAGGCCGGAGTCCCGCTGGAGGTCCCGCGCCAGCATGAAGCTGTAGAGCTGCTCCGTCCCGCCGAGCTCGATGTCCGACTTGATGACGACCGAGTCCCAGGCCTGCATCACCGGGTAGAGGCACTCGTGCAGGAAGATCGGCGTCCCGGCCGCGTGCCGCTTGGCGAAGTCATCCCGCGTCAGGAGCTGGGCGACCGTCACCTTGCCGCACAGCTGCAGGATGTCGGCGAAGGTCATCGTCCCGAACCAGTCGCCGTTGCGGTGGACCTCCGCCTTCGACAGGTCGACCACCTTGCCGACCTGTTCGAGGTAGTCGCGGGCGTTCCGTTCGACATCTTCGGCAGTCAGCCGCTTGGCGCGGGCATGGTCCCGTCCGCTCGGGTCGCCGACGAGGGCGGTGTAGTTCCCGATGATGATGACCGCGGTGTGCCCCAGTTCCTGGAACTGGCGGAGCTTCCGCAGCGGGACGGTGTGGCCGAGGTGGACGTCGATCCCGGTCGGGTCGATGCCATACTTCACCCGCAGCGGCTTCCCGCTCTCACGGCTCGCCTTGAGGCGGTCCGCCAGCTCGGTTTCAGGGACGATCTTCTCGATGCCGCGGCGGATGATCGCCAGCTGCTCGTCGACGGGGAGGAAGGACATAACGCGTTCCGCTGGAATTCCGCAGACCGGCCGCATCCAGGGATGCGGCCGGTTCGAGTGAGAGGGGACAGCCGCGGGCGAAGACCGGCGGCTCTCGAGGCTACTTCGCGACGCCGACCGCGCGGGTCTCGCGCATCACGACGACCTTGACCTCGCCGGGGTAGGTGAGATTCTGTTCGACGGCGATCGAGATGTCGCGGGCCATCTTGGCCGCCTCGCGGTCGTTGACCGCCTTGGGATCGACGATGACCCGCACTTCGCGCCCTGCCTGTACGGCATAGACCTGGCTGACGCCGGGGAACCCGCAGACGAGCGCTTCGAGCTCCTCCAGCCGCTTGATGTACTTTTCGAGCGTCTCACGCCGCGAGCCGGGCCGCGAGGCCGAACACGCATCCGCGGCGGCGGTGAGGACGGTGTAGAGGAAGTCCGGACGGATATCGTCGTGGTGGCCGAGAGCGGCATGGACGACTTCCGGCCCTTCGTTGTACCGCTTGAGGAGATCCGCCCCGATCGCCGGATGGCCCCCTTCGGCCTCGTGGTCGGCTGCCTTCCCGATATCGTGGAAGAACCCGCACCGGCGGCCCATCGTTCCGTCCATGCCGAGCTGTTCCGCCATCATCCCGGTCAGGTGGGCGACTTCGATCGAGTGCCGCAGGACGTTCTGGCTGTAGCTGACGCGGAAGTTGAGCCGCCCCATGAGGGCGATCAGCTTCGGGTGCGCGCCCGGCACGTCCGCCTCTTCGGCCGCCTCCTTGCCGAGCCGCATGATGGTGTCGTCCATCTCCTTCTGCGTCTCGCGGACGACTTCTTCGATCTTGGCGGGGTGAATCCGTCCGTCCTGAATGAGCTTGGCGAGCGACCGCTTGGCGATTTCGCGGCGGACGGTGTCGAAGCAGGACACGACGACGACGCCCGGGGTATCGTCGACGATCACGTCGACGCCGGTCTCCTTCTCGAAGGCCCGGATGTTCCGGCCTTCGCGGCCGATGATCCGCCCCTTCACTTCATCGCTGGGGATGTCGATCGTCGAAACGGTCGTCTCGCTCGTGTGGGCGGAGGCGTACCGCTGGACCGCCATGCCGATGATCTCGCGGGCGAGCTTCTCGGAGTTCTGCTTGAGCTCCGACTCCTTCCGCATGATCACCCGGCCCGCTTCGGCGTTCAGGTCGCCGTCGAGGCGGGTCATCAGCCGCTCCGCCGCCTGCTCGCGATTGAGGCCGCTGATCTTGTAGAGCTCCTCCTGCTCCTGCTTCACCATCCGGTCCAGCTCGCGCTCCTGCGTCTCGATGACCTTGGTCCGCTCGACGAGCCGGTTCTGCTGCGTCTGCAGCATCTTTTCCTTCTTGGAGAACTCGTTCTGGAGCTGGTTGACGTCGCTCTCCCGCTTGTCGATCCGCCGCTCCTGTTCGTGGAGTTCGTTGCGGACCTTGCGGAGCTCGTTCTCCAGGTCTTCGCGGCGTTTGAGGAGCTGCTCCTTGATCTCGAGCTCTTTCTCCTTGCGGAAGTTGTCGGCGTCGGTCTTGGCCGAGTCCATCAGCTGATCGCGGGTGCGGTAGGCGGCCCCCATCCGCAGGCGATCCATGAAGAAGCCGACGAGCGCACCGGCGGCGATCCCCGCGAGTGCAGCGGCGACGTAGCCCATGACGAATCCTTTTCCAGCTCCGGGCCGTCCGGGATGAGGACGGAGTCGGGGCAGAGGCCCACGGGATTCGAGTCGGTCAGCGGCAAAGGCGGGAGCGGTCCCGCCGGGGATCAGCTCCCGGTTCCGGCCGGCCCTGGGTGAAAACAGCGCGATCCTCCGGAGCCGCGAAAGAGGGCGGGTGAGAAGGGGCGGGGAAGACAGGCAGGCGGTCCCGCGGGGACCAATGTCCATGCCAGCTCCGGACCGACCGCCGTTCCCACGGCTCCCCAGAACGCGCGCGCCGCATGAGCCACGACCGCGGCGCAGAAGCGCAGCGGAGCGGTCATCCAGACGAGGAACGCCAGAAACCAGGACATGCAGGAATCAGGAAGGAACTGAACGAAATGCCACTCGACGCGACTCAGACACGGCGTATCCGCCGTTGAAATCCTGAGGACCATTTGCGGCCGACGACGCGGAGCGTAAATGGTGAAATCGATGTGAAAGGCCACCCTGTTGGCAGGGCGGGTTCCTATCGTAACTGTCGAGGGGGCAATATCAACGGAAGCGAGAAGGTTGGAAGAAGATCGGGTGCAGGGGCCGTCGTTCTCGCCGGCACGGCTGTGCTTGCTCAAACCCAACGTGCCACGGCCACTGGGGTCAAGGGGGTCTCACCCCCTTGCCGCCGGAGGCACTTCCATGAGGAACCGTGGTACACAACGGGCGTCTCCTTTGTGGTACCAGCTATGAAGACTCCCTCAAACCACACCGCTTGCTTCGCGCTCCCCGCGGTTTGGTGAGGGGGGCATCCGGCACGTCGTCCGCGCTTGGACACGATCTCCTTCAGACAGTGTTCGACGAGAGGGCCTCCGGCGGGCAAGAGGGCGTTGCCCCCTTGCATCCCCCACCAGGGTGCCCCTGGACCCGGTCGGCCGGTCAGGCTTCTCTCTCGCTATCCGACGACCGGCTTTGGCACCAACGGCGGCAACCCGGCCCGCTCCAGCGTCTCCTCCTGCACCTTGCAAACCATCGTGTACGCCGGATCGAACACATTCCCCAAGTCGTAACGAACCGTCTGCTGCAGGAACAGATTCGCCCCAAGCATATCCAGCCCCACATGCGGCTCCGTCAACCAGCGAAGCATCTCGGTCGTCGCATGCTGAACCGCCTGATCGAGCGGACGGGCATTCCCCACAGTCCCGTACCACCCATCCCGCCGAGACCGCGGCCAGTGGATCTTCCAACCCTTCAGCACGTCGACCCGAAACGTCGTGGTCGTCGAGACCTCGACGCCATTACCGGAGATCTCCCCGTCCCCCTGGACCGCATGAGCGTCACCCAGAAAGAACAGCCCCCCCGGCTCGAAGACCGGAAAGTACACCGTCGCCCCCGCTCCAAACTGGCGATAGTCCATGTTCCCCCCCCACTCCCCGGAGGTCGCTGTCGAAATGCTCTGTCCCCGCGGCGGGGCGACACCAAAACAGCCCAGCATCAGCTCCAGCGGCAGGACCAGCTCCGGCAACGCGGCGGTCCGAGGAGAGACAAGCGAGACGGTCGCGGCCGAGCGGTCGATCGACCACTCGACCAGCTCCGTGGGCGGAAGATTTCCCACGAACCCCGGATCGACAATCCACGGAGCGACGGCGGTCTTCGTGAATCCGTAGGTCCGGCTCGGAACGATGTTCTCGATCGTCACCGCCAGGACATCGTCCGGCTCAGCTCCTTCGATGTAGAACGGCCCCGTCATCGGATTCCCACGGCGGGCCGCCGGCTGCCGCTGCGCGTCGAGCCCCCAGGCGTCGACGGTCGTCGTCGTCACCCGGTCGCCGCTCGCCACGCGGAGGACCGCCGCATGCGGTCCGATCGTGTTGTGCCAGGTCGTCGGTTCGAAGTGGTAATGCATGGTCGATCCCCTTCGATCTTTCTACGCCGGCCTACAACGACGCGCGATGCAGGAAGTACCACAGCACGCCCAGCAGAACACTGAAGACAAGGAAGGCACTCAGAGCCCCCCTCGTGAGAACGCCCTGCATCTGGCCCAGCGGCTCCAGCGTCAGATTTCGCCGCTCCTGAACCACGGCGGTCCAGCCGGTGTTGCCGACGGGGTAGAACGCCGCGAGCCAGGGGCCGTCGAACTTGGGATCGAGCTGAGCGATCGGATCGCGGTAGTCCTCCAGTCGGTCCGTCGTCTCCAGCGCCTTCTCGACGGCGGGCGAAACCCGCAGGATCACCTCCCCCCGCTCCTGCGTCCCGACCCGTTTGAGGGCCTCTTCGATCCGCAGGTGGTCGAGCAGGTGCGGACGGTTCCCGCGCGTCTCCAGCAAGGAGAGAAAACGGTCGTCCGGCCGCCCCTCCTTACCGATCTGAGGCTCCCACTGATCGAGGAGATCGGTGATGTGAACGCCCCGGGCCATGACCCCCAGGACGGTCTTCTGGTCCTCGTCCCAGACCGGCGTGGCAAAGGAGACTTTGTACTTGCTCGACGACGTACTGAGGTACGCGAGCGACACCCCGGTCTTGGTACGCGGCGAGACCTTGTCGTGGGGAACCGACTCGTCGAGCTCTTCTCCTCGTCCGTGAAAATAGTCCCGCCAGTGGAAGGACTCGCTCAGGCTCTTTCCGGCGTCCGGGAAGCGATAGATCTGGCGGCCTTGCGCGTCGCAGATGAACCAGCTCTCGTCGAGCGTCCGGTCCGCCTGGGCCAGCCGCTGTTCGAGCACCTTGATGTGGTTCGTCACCTTGTCGAAGGCGAGCTGAAGTTCGGCGTCGGGGAAATTCCCCTTGTTGAGCTGGGAGAGCTCGTCCTTCGTCCGCTGGTGGGAGTCGCGGATCATCTGCCGGACGTAGGTCCAGTCCGCGGTGTCGACGAGTTCATCCTGTCGGATCCGGACTTCCGTCTCGATGCTCGACGCCAGGATGCGGGCCGAGACGGCGTCCCCCGCCAGCGCCTGCTGGAGGAGCTCATGCTCCGCTGTTCGGACGATCCGCGGACCGACGGTGCTGGCGATCCAGTAGAGGGCGACGAGGAACAGGACCGGCCCCAGGGCCCCCACGACCATCAGCGGACGCTTGGCCCGCGCGTTGTCGCGGGCCTCCAGCATGTCGAGGACGATCTGGGCGTTCGCGACCCGCTTCTGGGGATCGCGTTCAAGGCACCGGTCGACGATGTCGGCCAGGCGCCAGTCGACTCCCGACTGGGTTCGATGGGCGGTCGGCGCCGGGCTCGCTTCGAGGACCTGCTGGTACACGACGAGCCGTTCTTCGATCGTCCGGGCCTGGGCGAGCTTGGCCTCCGCCTCCGGGGTCCGGAACGGCGGCGCCCCGGTCAGCATGTGGAAGAGGAGCGCCCCGAGGGCATAGACGTCCCAGCGGGCGTCCGGAATCCCGTCGAGCCGCGCCTGCTCCGGCGCCATGAAGTACAGCGTCCCGAGCGCCGGCGACATCTCGGTGACGAGCCGCGACTGGCCGAAGTCCCCCAGCCGGGCGTCCATGTTGCCGTCGATGAGGACGTTGGCCGGCTTGAGGTCGCAGTGGAGAATCCCCGCGCCGTGGGCGTGGACAAGGGCTTCCGCCACGGACCGCGTGATCCGGACCGCGTGCGACGCGGACAGCGGCCCTTCCTTGAGACGGCTCGCAAGCGACCCGTTCTCCAGGTACTCCATCACGAAGTAGGGGGGCTCGTGGTCCCACCCCACGTCGAGAAGGCCGACGATGTTCCGCGACGTGTAGAGAACCGCGAGCTTCTCGACCTCGCGGCTCAGGAGCGACCAGTCGACCCCCTGCCCGCGGGTGTAGAACTTGATCGCCACCTGCTTCCCGGTCCGCTTCTCCCGCGCCAGCCAGACCGCCCCGAACGAGCCCTCCCCGAGCCGGTGGAGGAGGTCGTAGCCGGGAATGGCCGGCGGCGCCTCGAATGGCGCCCGGCTCAGTTCCCGCGACTTCGTCCGCTGCTGCTCGTCCTGGACGAGCGTCAGATCGGACGGTGTCGCGGAAACATCAATGGCGTCCGGCATGGGAGCGGCGTGGTCAAGTCAGCGTCTCGTCACCGGCCCGGCGGCGATCCTAATCGATGCCGGGAACCGGGAAGGCCCCGGCGAACTCGGCGATCTCCAGGCGGACCTTCTCGAGCTTGGCAGCGTCGTCGGGCGTCTTGAGGGCTTCCAGGATCCAGGCCCCGACCTTCTTCATTTCGGCTTCCTTCATCCCTCGCGTCGTGAGGGCCGGCGTGCCGATCCGGATTCCGCTCGGGTCGAGCGGCTTCCGCTGGTCGTAGGGGATCATGTTCTTGTTGACGGTGATCCCCGCCTTGTCGAGTGCGTGCTCGGCGATCTTCCCGGAGAGGCCGATCGAGGTCACGTCGCACAGCATGAGGTGGTTGTCCGTCCCGCCCGACGCCAGCGTGATCCCGCCCGCCATCAGCGTTTCGGACAGGGTCTTGGCGTTCGCCACGATCTGCTTGGCGTAGTCGCGGTACGAGGGCTGGAGGGCCTCGTGGAAGCAGACCGCCTTGGCGGCGATGATGTGCATGAGCGGTCCCCCCTGGAGGCCGGGGAAGACGGTCTTGTCGACGTCCTTGGCAAACTTTTCCTTGCAGAGGACCATGCCGGAGCGGGGGCCGCGGAGGGTCTTGTGGGTCGTGGTGGTGACGAAGTCGGCCACCTTGACCGGGTTGTTGTGGAGGCCGCCGGCGACGAGGCCCGAGTAGTGGGCCATGTCGACCATGAAGAAGGCTCCGACCGACCGGGCGATCTCGGCGAACTTGGGGTGGTCGATTTCGCGCGGATAGGCACTCGCCCCCGCCACGATCATCTTGGGCTTGTGCTGCTGCGCGAGGGCGTTGACCTGGTCGAAGTCGATCCGATGGTTGTCTTTGCGGACGCCGTAGTGGACGACGTTGTAGAGTTTGCCGGAGAAGTTGAGGGCCATCCCGTGGGTCAGGTGGCCGCCGTGGGCGAGGTCCATCGCGAGGATGGTGTCGCCGACGTTCAGGACCGACATGTAGGCGGCCATGTTGGCCTGGGAGCCGGCGTGGGGCTGGACGTTGGCGTGTTCGGCGCCGAACAGCTCGCAGGCGCGGGAGCGGGCGAGGGACTCGACTTCGTCGACGAATTCGCAGCCGCCGTAGTAGCGACGGCCGGGGTAGCCTTCGGCGTATTTGTTGGTCAGGACCGTGCCGGCGGCCTGTTGGATGGCGGCGCTGGTGTAGTTCTCGGAGGCGATCAGTTCGAGACCTTCCTTCTGGCGTCGCTGTTCACGGAGAACGGAGTTCCAGACGGCGGGATCGGACTGTTGCAGCGGAGACGGGGTCATGACTCACTTTCCGGGGCGTTGCGACGTGCGTGCGGTGGCTGGTGAGGGCCAGCCGGGTGGGCGATCCGGTGGTTGGAACCGGCGGCGACAGAGGGAAACTTTATAGTTCGTGGGGGTGGGAAGCCAATGAGTTGGCGACGGGGCGAACCGATGAAAGATCACTGATCCATTGCGAGAACAGCCTCCCGTCACCGGGTCCAGGGGCACCCTGGTGGGGAGTGCAGAGGGGCAACGCCCCTTTGCCCGCCGGAGGCCCGGCCGTCGAGAGGTGTCTGAAAGAGATCGTGTCCAAGCGCGGACGACGTGTCGTATGCCCCCTCACCAGCCCGCGGGGATTCCGAAGCGAGCGGTGAGTCCTCAACGCCGACACCACAAAACGATCGTCCGTTGCGTACGACGGTTCCTCAGGGAAGTGCCTCCGGCGGCAAGGGGTGACCCCCTTGACCCCGGCTGCCGTAGCACGTTGGGTTTGAGCCAACCACGCCCAGCCGGCAAGCACACAGCTCGAACGACCTCCTTGCCTCAGCACGCCAGTGGTCTATCCTGCAAACCTCGCTCGACGACCGGGCGGAAGCAAAGGCTGCGTATGACCACGCCTCCGACCTCACCCTCGCCCCAGTCGCCGCTGATCAACGTCCCTTGCCTCGAGGGCCAGGTCATCGCCTTCACCGGCACCCTCGCCTCCATGACCCACGAACAGGCCGCGGAACTCGCCCGCGGCCACGGCGGCGAACCCCAGGAACACGTCAGCCGAGCCACCACGATCCTCGTCGTCGGTGACGAAGGCTGGCCCCTCGAAGACAACGGCCAACCCTCCGTCAAATTCGAACAGGCCGAACGACTCCGCGCCGAAGGCGAAGAACTCCGGATTCTGACGGAGACGGAATGGCTCCGACTCCTCGGCGAAACCTCCGACGCCGAAGAAGCCCGGCAACTCTACACGCCGGCCATGCTCTCCCAGCTCCTCGGCCTCCGCGCGGGAGTCATCCGCACCTGGGAACGCCTGGGCCTCATCCGCCCGGTCAAACGGGTCTACCGCCTCCCCTACTTCGACTTCCAGGAAGTCACCAGCGTTCGCCGCCTCTCCGAACTCCTCCAGGCCGGCGTCGCCCGCAAGGACCTCGAAACCGCCCTCCGCCGCCTCCCCTCCGTCGAGCGCGGAGACCACCGGCCGCTGGAACAGCTCCAGATCCTGGCTCAGAACGCGCGGATCGTTGTTCGCGACCGGTTCGGGCTCGTCGATCCCGTGCGGGGACAACGGGTCTTCGATTTCGGAACCCAGACGCCACCCGACGCGGCGGAGGACCTGCCGGCCGAAACCGCGACCATCCGCTTCGAACCGCATCGCGAAGTCGCCGAGACAAATCGTGTCCGGGACTGGTTCGTCGCCGGCTGCCGCCTCTACGACGACGGCCGCGTCGCTGAAGCAGTGGAAGCATTCCGGATGGAACTCATGGGCCGCCCCGACGGACCGGAGACCCACTTTCACCTGGCGGACTGCCTGTATCGACTCGACAACGTCCGCGGCGCGCTCGAGCGGTACTACGTCGCCGTCGAGCACGACCATCAGTACGTCGAGGCCTGGACCCAGATCGGCTGCCTGCACCGCGAACTCAACGAGCTGCAGCAGGCCCTCGTCGCCTTCGAGATCGCCCTCGATGTTCATGCGGAGTATCCGGACGTCCACTTCCACAAGGCCGAGACGCTCGCGGACCTCGGCCTGACGGACGAGGCGATCCCGCACTGGGAGTCGTACCTCGGCTTCCACACCCGCGGCCCCTCGGCCGACATCGCCCGCCAGCGGCTTGCGGTCCATGCACCGGATTCGTCGGCCCTACGCGGCGGATGACGGCCGGGAGTGAAGCAGATCGAGATCCGGCACAAAGCGCGTCAGCCGCCAGTAGGCCACGATCAGGATCACGGTCGCCGCCGTCGCCGTCAGCAGCATCGGCTGGAACCCGTACTGCAGGATCATCCACCCGTACACCGGCGACGCCATGAACGTCCCCAGTTCGATGAAGCCCAGGATCAGCGTCGTCCCGGTCCCGCGGTAGTGCTCTGGAAAGCTCCCGGAGCCCAGGGACACGACCGACGGAAAGAGCAGCGCGTGGGCGAAGCCGGTCGCGAGCCCCGCGGGGATGAAATGCCAGCTCTGGGACACCGGAACGAGGAGCAGGTAGGCGACGACCTGCCCCGACAGGCCGATCAGGATCATCTTGTTCCGCCCCAGCCACCGGCTCCAGGTCCGGCTGATGATGCGGACCGAAAACGCCGCGATCGCGTAGCTCGTGAAGAACAACTTGAAGCCGCTTTCGAGACCGAGCGACTGGGCGTACCGCGTCAGGAACACGGTCGTCACGGCAAAGCCCATCCCCATCAGGATCGCCACCAGGCAGACCGGACCGGGCCAGTGCCGGACCAGGAGCGAATGGGCGAGAGGGGTCGCCTCCGGAGGCTGGTATTTGTCATGCCGGCTGAGGAGCCACACGAGGCCCAGGTAAAGAAAGCCAACGACCGCCGCCAGACCGAACAGGACGCGGAAGTAGAGCGACGGGTCCGGAATCCGCCCCCGCAGCAGACCTTCGAGCTGGGCCCCGGCGATCATCCCCACGAACCCGCTCGACCCCAGGCTGCCGATCGCCTCGGTGCGGCGGTGGGCCGGAACGTCGAGCTGAATGTGCGCGTTCGAGCCAATGAACATGATCGCCAGCCCGAGGACGAAGAGCATCCGGGCCACGATGATCGTGGGACCGACCGCTGTGACGGTCATGAACAGCAGCGCCCCGGCAATGAAGCAGATCGCTCCGCCGCCCCACACCCGGCCGATGCCGAAGCGGTCCATCGCCGCCCCGATGAACAGCCGGCTGGCGAGCGCCCCGACCAGACTCAGGTTCACAATCCAGCCGGTCGTCGCCTCGGTGTCGCCGAGGTACTTGACGTAGTCCGCGAACCGGTAGGACATCGTGTTCGCGCCGACGAGCATCATGTTCGCGGCGTACGCCATCCAGAAGGATCGGCTGTAGATCCCTTCGGACTCGGGCAGTTCGGAGGCAGGCGCGCCGGAGGACATGGATCTCGTGAGAGCAGGCCTCCCGGGGGAGGCCCGAAGGGGGCGGGGCCGACGGTCCCCGCAGACGCGTCGGCTCAAAGGGGATTGTAAGGGAAGGATTGTCCGGATGCCCCGGCGATCACCAGGACGCCGGCCGTCTCCGTCCGGGCGCTGCGGATCGGAGGAACACGACGCCGGGCATCGGAGGCCGCGTTCAGTCGCTGACAGCCAGGCACTTCCACTCGCCGAGCAGGCAGGAGAGTTTCCGCAGCTCCTCGCCCGCCCGCCGGAGCTGCCCTTCGCGGCAGCGGTGGGTCATGATGATGAGCGGCACGGTCGGCGGGCCGCCCCCCCCTTCGACTTCCGGCGATTCCGGCTGGATCACCGAGGCGAGGCTGATCTGGTTCCGCCCCAGGATGTCGGTGATGTCCGCCATCACGTGCGGCTTGTCGAGGACCAGGAACCGCAGGTAGTAGCGGCGGCGGATCTCGTCGATCGGCTGCAGCGGGAACTGCGGCGCGTCGTGCCACAGCTCGAGGCGGGGGAACGTCAGCTGAGCCCGGCCAACCGCCACGTCGACGAGGTCGGCCAGCACGGACGACGCGGTCGGAAGCTGACCCGCGCCGCGGCCGGAATACACAGTCCGCCCCACGTTGTCGCCGTCGAGGGCGACAATGTTGAACGGCCCCTCAGTCTGGGCGATCGGGTTCTCGCGGTGGATCAGCGTCGGCTGGACGTGCATCTCCAGCCGTCCATCGACCAGCTTCGCCGTCGCCAGGAGCTTGATCCGGTAGCCCAGGCTCGACGCGTACTTGAAGTCCATCGGCTCGATGCCGTCGATCCCCTGGACAATGAAATCACTCGGAGTCGCGCGAGTTCCGAACGCCAGATGAGCCAGGAGCGACAGTTTCTGGGCGGCGTCGGTCCCCTTCACGTCCATCGAGGGATCCGCCTCGGCGTATCCCAGAGCCTGGGCCTCGCGGACGACGTCGTCGTACGGGGTCCCCTTCTGGAACATCTCGGTCAGGATGAAGTTGCTGGTTCCGTTGAGGATCGCGCGGATCTCGATCACCTGGTTGGCGGTCATCGCCGCTCCAAGGACGTGGATGATCGGAATCCCGCCGGCGACCGCCGCCTCGAAGGCGATCGCCTTCCCCGCTTCCCGGGCGGCGGCGAACAGCTCCGGCCCGTGCTCGCAGAGGAGGGCTTTGTTGGCGGTGACGACGTGTTTTCCGGCCTGGAGCGCTTCCAGGACCAGCTCGCGGGCTGGCCGGAGCCCGCCGATGAGTTCGAT of Planctomyces sp. SH-PL14 contains these proteins:
- the tyrS gene encoding tyrosine--tRNA ligase: MSFLPVDEQLAIIRRGIEKIVPETELADRLKASRESGKPLRVKYGIDPTGIDVHLGHTVPLRKLRQFQELGHTAVIIIGNYTALVGDPSGRDHARAKRLTAEDVERNARDYLEQVGKVVDLSKAEVHRNGDWFGTMTFADILQLCGKVTVAQLLTRDDFAKRHAAGTPIFLHECLYPVMQAWDSVVIKSDIELGGTEQLYSFMLARDLQRDSGLSQQIGMMSPILVGLDGERRMGKSLGNYIGISESPYDMMKKFMQVPDGCMKMYYELLTNIPLDEVGTILAGHPKEAKVRLGRTVIGQYHSAADADEAADRWQREVGEGALPTDIPVVTLAALQLTDGALPAAQLLKVAGLCPSTSEARRSIEGGGAYMGAEKTKIEKPDQSIPVTSGLLLWVGKKRFCRIEVT
- the rny gene encoding ribonuclease Y, with protein sequence MGYVAAALAGIAAGALVGFFMDRLRMGAAYRTRDQLMDSAKTDADNFRKEKELEIKEQLLKRREDLENELRKVRNELHEQERRIDKRESDVNQLQNEFSKKEKMLQTQQNRLVERTKVIETQERELDRMVKQEQEELYKISGLNREQAAERLMTRLDGDLNAEAGRVIMRKESELKQNSEKLAREIIGMAVQRYASAHTSETTVSTIDIPSDEVKGRIIGREGRNIRAFEKETGVDVIVDDTPGVVVVSCFDTVRREIAKRSLAKLIQDGRIHPAKIEEVVRETQKEMDDTIMRLGKEAAEEADVPGAHPKLIALMGRLNFRVSYSQNVLRHSIEVAHLTGMMAEQLGMDGTMGRRCGFFHDIGKAADHEAEGGHPAIGADLLKRYNEGPEVVHAALGHHDDIRPDFLYTVLTAAADACSASRPGSRRETLEKYIKRLEELEALVCGFPGVSQVYAVQAGREVRVIVDPKAVNDREAAKMARDISIAVEQNLTYPGEVKVVVMRETRAVGVAK
- a CDS encoding acetamidase/formamidase family protein, whose amino-acid sequence is MHYHFEPTTWHNTIGPHAAVLRVASGDRVTTTTVDAWGLDAQRQPAARRGNPMTGPFYIEGAEPDDVLAVTIENIVPSRTYGFTKTAVAPWIVDPGFVGNLPPTELVEWSIDRSAATVSLVSPRTAALPELVLPLELMLGCFGVAPPRGQSISTATSGEWGGNMDYRQFGAGATVYFPVFEPGGLFFLGDAHAVQGDGEISGNGVEVSTTTTFRVDVLKGWKIHWPRSRRDGWYGTVGNARPLDQAVQHATTEMLRWLTEPHVGLDMLGANLFLQQTVRYDLGNVFDPAYTMVCKVQEETLERAGLPPLVPKPVVG
- a CDS encoding serine/threonine protein kinase; its protein translation is MPDAIDVSATPSDLTLVQDEQQRTKSRELSRAPFEAPPAIPGYDLLHRLGEGSFGAVWLAREKRTGKQVAIKFYTRGQGVDWSLLSREVEKLAVLYTSRNIVGLLDVGWDHEPPYFVMEYLENGSLASRLKEGPLSASHAVRITRSVAEALVHAHGAGILHCDLKPANVLIDGNMDARLGDFGQSRLVTEMSPALGTLYFMAPEQARLDGIPDARWDVYALGALLFHMLTGAPPFRTPEAEAKLAQARTIEERLVVYQQVLEASPAPTAHRTQSGVDWRLADIVDRCLERDPQKRVANAQIVLDMLEARDNARAKRPLMVVGALGPVLFLVALYWIASTVGPRIVRTAEHELLQQALAGDAVSARILASSIETEVRIRQDELVDTADWTYVRQMIRDSHQRTKDELSQLNKGNFPDAELQLAFDKVTNHIKVLEQRLAQADRTLDESWFICDAQGRQIYRFPDAGKSLSESFHWRDYFHGRGEELDESVPHDKVSPRTKTGVSLAYLSTSSSKYKVSFATPVWDEDQKTVLGVMARGVHITDLLDQWEPQIGKEGRPDDRFLSLLETRGNRPHLLDHLRIEEALKRVGTQERGEVILRVSPAVEKALETTDRLEDYRDPIAQLDPKFDGPWLAAFYPVGNTGWTAVVQERRNLTLEPLGQMQGVLTRGALSAFLVFSVLLGVLWYFLHRASL
- the glyA gene encoding serine hydroxymethyltransferase codes for the protein MTPSPLQQSDPAVWNSVLREQRRQKEGLELIASENYTSAAIQQAAGTVLTNKYAEGYPGRRYYGGCEFVDEVESLARSRACELFGAEHANVQPHAGSQANMAAYMSVLNVGDTILAMDLAHGGHLTHGMALNFSGKLYNVVHYGVRKDNHRIDFDQVNALAQQHKPKMIVAGASAYPREIDHPKFAEIARSVGAFFMVDMAHYSGLVAGGLHNNPVKVADFVTTTTHKTLRGPRSGMVLCKEKFAKDVDKTVFPGLQGGPLMHIIAAKAVCFHEALQPSYRDYAKQIVANAKTLSETLMAGGITLASGGTDNHLMLCDVTSIGLSGKIAEHALDKAGITVNKNMIPYDQRKPLDPSGIRIGTPALTTRGMKEAEMKKVGAWILEALKTPDDAAKLEKVRLEIAEFAGAFPVPGID
- a CDS encoding tetratricopeptide repeat protein, which encodes MTTPPTSPSPQSPLINVPCLEGQVIAFTGTLASMTHEQAAELARGHGGEPQEHVSRATTILVVGDEGWPLEDNGQPSVKFEQAERLRAEGEELRILTETEWLRLLGETSDAEEARQLYTPAMLSQLLGLRAGVIRTWERLGLIRPVKRVYRLPYFDFQEVTSVRRLSELLQAGVARKDLETALRRLPSVERGDHRPLEQLQILAQNARIVVRDRFGLVDPVRGQRVFDFGTQTPPDAAEDLPAETATIRFEPHREVAETNRVRDWFVAGCRLYDDGRVAEAVEAFRMELMGRPDGPETHFHLADCLYRLDNVRGALERYYVAVEHDHQYVEAWTQIGCLHRELNELQQALVAFEIALDVHAEYPDVHFHKAETLADLGLTDEAIPHWESYLGFHTRGPSADIARQRLAVHAPDSSALRGG
- a CDS encoding MFS transporter gives rise to the protein MSSGAPASELPESEGIYSRSFWMAYAANMMLVGANTMSYRFADYVKYLGDTEATTGWIVNLSLVGALASRLFIGAAMDRFGIGRVWGGGAICFIAGALLFMTVTAVGPTIIVARMLFVLGLAIMFIGSNAHIQLDVPAHRRTEAIGSLGSSGFVGMIAGAQLEGLLRGRIPDPSLYFRVLFGLAAVVGFLYLGLVWLLSRHDKYQPPEATPLAHSLLVRHWPGPVCLVAILMGMGFAVTTVFLTRYAQSLGLESGFKLFFTSYAIAAFSVRIISRTWSRWLGRNKMILIGLSGQVVAYLLLVPVSQSWHFIPAGLATGFAHALLFPSVVSLGSGSFPEHYRGTGTTLILGFIELGTFMASPVYGWMILQYGFQPMLLTATAATVILIVAYWRLTRFVPDLDLLHSRPSSAA
- a CDS encoding homoserine dehydrogenase produces the protein MAAPLRVGLIGMGNVGAGVARILMEHGPRMEQRTGRPIQLIRAAVRDVHKPRDYTPPAGMLTDDALSLVRSPDLDVVIELIGGLRPARELVLEALQAGKHVVTANKALLCEHGPELFAAAREAGKAIAFEAAVAGGIPIIHVLGAAMTANQVIEIRAILNGTSNFILTEMFQKGTPYDDVVREAQALGYAEADPSMDVKGTDAAQKLSLLAHLAFGTRATPSDFIVQGIDGIEPMDFKYASSLGYRIKLLATAKLVDGRLEMHVQPTLIHRENPIAQTEGPFNIVALDGDNVGRTVYSGRGAGQLPTASSVLADLVDVAVGRAQLTFPRLELWHDAPQFPLQPIDEIRRRYYLRFLVLDKPHVMADITDILGRNQISLASVIQPESPEVEGGGGPPTVPLIIMTHRCREGQLRRAGEELRKLSCLLGEWKCLAVSD